One window of the Benincasa hispida cultivar B227 chromosome 3, ASM972705v1, whole genome shotgun sequence genome contains the following:
- the LOC120074407 gene encoding uncharacterized protein LOC120074407 isoform X2, whose protein sequence is MPPLISFAQARRSVCRLPFALTRRRRSCPSHRDAPVWSRLTSLQTPFTVQPHCPCSRSGRERDREDKWGFVGVFLLIIIPLIPLDISVQLDNIINYQRHLQEQSILYSKWR, encoded by the exons ATGCCTCCTCTCATCTCCTTCGCCCAAGCTAGAAGGAGCGTTTGTCGCTTGCCGTTCGCACTGACCAGACGCCGCCGCTCGTGCCCTAGCCACCGCGACGCCCCTGTTTGGAGTCGCCTAACCTCACTCCAAACTCCATTCACCGTACAGCCGCACTGTCCCTGTTCTAGATCTG gaagagagagagatagagaagataAATGGGGATTTGTTGGGGTTTTTCTATTGATAATCATACCCCTAATACCACTGGACATCTCAGTTCAG TTAGACAACATCATCAACTATCAGCGACATCTCCAAGAACAGTCAATTCTCTATAGCAAGTGGAGATGA
- the LOC120074407 gene encoding uncharacterized protein LOC120074407 isoform X1, translating to MPPLISFAQARRSVCRLPFALTRRRRSCPSHRDAPVWSRLTSLQTPFTVQPHCPCSRSGQSSTGSTIFILSLPLDPHRLSLAIFFFFLFVLPTGRERDREDKWGFVGVFLLIIIPLIPLDISVQLDNIINYQRHLQEQSILYSKWR from the exons ATGCCTCCTCTCATCTCCTTCGCCCAAGCTAGAAGGAGCGTTTGTCGCTTGCCGTTCGCACTGACCAGACGCCGCCGCTCGTGCCCTAGCCACCGCGACGCCCCTGTTTGGAGTCGCCTAACCTCACTCCAAACTCCATTCACCGTACAGCCGCACTGTCCCTGTTCTAGATCTGGTCAGTCCTCCACTGGATCCACTATTTTCATCCTCAGTCTTCCACTGGATCCACATAGGCTCTCCTTagctatcttcttcttcttcctttttgtgCTTCCAACaggaagagagagagatagagaagataAATGGGGATTTGTTGGGGTTTTTCTATTGATAATCATACCCCTAATACCACTGGACATCTCAGTTCAG TTAGACAACATCATCAACTATCAGCGACATCTCCAAGAACAGTCAATTCTCTATAGCAAGTGGAGATGA